A segment of the Denticeps clupeoides chromosome 2, fDenClu1.1, whole genome shotgun sequence genome:
CGATATGAGGTGTTGCCTTCTGTTTCTCGCCTCCTCCCTGTGGATGGAACATTGTACAAGTTTAGAGCGACACAAGCCAACCGCACAcgtaaaaataataaacaaacaaacaaataaataaataaatagaattccACATGTACCTGTCCAATTCTTGGGATGCGACGTCCCTGTGAGCCACCTTTGCCCGCGTCCCCTTCTGAAAGGGCTTCTGCAGGAGGAGCTGGTCTTCCCTGGCCCTCGGGGGAGAAGGACATGTTGGACATGCTGGACATGCTGCTGTGCTCTGGAGGACATCTGGTGCCTACCTTTTGactccatggctgcccactgaccCGTCCTGCCCCTCTTCATCGCTGAAGTCCGAGTCATACCCTCCGCCCCCATGGACCTAGACGAGGTTACAAAtgacaagatttaaaaaaactattatgACGCATGTGTACGGTCagcagggtcagaggtcaaaacGGCCTCAGTGAAGTTAGCAGCGAGTTCTGTGttcgacagacattcacagacCGTTGCCggatttttttgtgtatgtctgtaaacTTACACGCACACGTTGGTTTTTAActgctgtaaaatgctgtaaaaaatgctgtaaatgtaactgccGCAGCCGATAAATCGTGAAAATGCGAAATAATTCAGCGGCTCGCGATTTCGTAGACGTTCCAAAATAAAAGTCGGAAGGACAGGGAATGATTTAATTTATATTAACATGGCGCCTTCAAGCTTGAGGCTCAAACTACATGTTGAAATCCATGTACATCATGCACTTTTCAAATTGTGAAAGATGTAGATAATGGGGTTAGGTTTAGGTTTGGGCTTTTATTTCGACACGTCGCATACCGTCAGAAGGGCGGCTGCATTATTTCGCCCATTCACAATTTATCGGCTGCAGCAATTGCAattgtgtgcgtgtacgttgacagacatacatgactttgtgaaagtggagattcctaggtttaatgagtaagagatATTCTAGTTCTATGAATGtcgaataaaaaaaaccccactgccAGCTTTAGCGAGGTGTCATCAAGACGCTCGCTGCAGCAATGTGCTTATaagcaacaaaaataaatgtaaattttaagtCTTACTAACCTTAACGAGATCGAGACCCCTTTCCTCCATGTCTCACATCTGCATGTTTACAACACGACGGCGCTAATTGATGACGTCACTCGACCCGACGAATCATAAGCAGGAGGCTGcaccaggccccgcccacctggCGAAAACCACATTGTGTGTTGCGCGTTACTATCTGAACGTAATGATCCATAATTTATacgttattttattataaatatattttgtatagaaCGAGTTGCATTCCCAGACGAGTGATTGTGTGTTGTAATAAAGCGCTAATATTGAGAATATAAAACGCCCCGTTGTAAACGTGACCGGCGGGCCGCCGCTGCGTGCGGGCATCTTTCATCGGGAAACAACCGGCCTTTTATTCGCCCGTTTCTGCGACTGCGCGCTCGGGAGGAGGAAAGGGGGTCGCTCGGGTGGGGCGGCGGGGGGACTTTTCCACGGCCTCGGAACAAAAGTACGCTGTTTTCGGGAGGTCACCCTCCACGCAGATTACGGGGTTCGAGGGGGGTGTTTCGGGGCGAGCACAACAGTGCACCTTTGTTCCGGGGGAATCCGGGGCATTTTTCACGGGGGGGCGTTTCGAATTCTGCGCACCTGGACGCACACCGACGCGCTTTCCTATTTATTaccccatttttttattttcttatttattcttGCACCGCTCATTGTTCGCCGTTCACCATTTTGGCACCCATTTTACTGCTGGCTCGGGGTTATGCATCCATATTAAGACTTTATTAGTACGAATCTCCATTGAACAGGGGACGTTCGGTTGTGATACCCCGATATCACAAAAAACGAAAATAAACCGCCGAGCCGATCGTCcgcgacgttttttttttgtttggatgTCGCAGACGCGCCGCTTCCTCATGAATATTCCCCATCCGACATATTACATattcatgccccccccccctacatAAATAACGAACAAAAGGCCGTCCCCGCCTGGAGATGGGGACAGTCGCGATAAACCGATCTGATCGGCATGCGTGAATTATtgacgccgccgccgcagctCGGTGCGCTCCGCGTTGTCGCCACGGAGGGCGGCCGCTGAGGGGCTTTCGCGTGGGAAACCGCAGCGCGGCGAATCGCCTGGACGGCCGCCCGGGGTGGAGGGGAGAGCTTCTTCCAGAGCCAGACCCGGGGCGACAGGACGCGCGTCCCCGCAGCCATGCGAGCCGCCACcacggtgctgctgctgctgctgctgtgctgcgtCGCCGCGGCGGCCCGGCGACCCAAGGCGCCCAAGTGTCCCCCGGCGTGCACGTGCACCAAGGACAACGCCCTGTGCGAGGGCGTGAGGTCGGTGCCGCACAGCTTCCCGCCGGACGTCGTGTCGCTGTGAGTTCGCCGCCGGTCCCCGCCGCGCGTCCCCGTTGTCGCCGCCGCTTCTGACCCGGTGCCGCGTCTCTCTTCTATTGTTGTTGCCGAGCAGGTCCTTCGTGAAGTCCGGGTTCAGCGAGATATCGGGGGGCAGCTTCCTGCACACCCCTGCCCTGCAGCTACTGTgagtgggtttttatttttacttttttacccTCTAGACGAGGTCCGGAGGAGAGTCGGGCATCCGAGACAATAAGCATCCTGGCCCGGGGCCACACAAAGGCCCCTCAGACCGGGGTGCTAATACAAGGCCGTCTAATATTCATCTTTAATATTCCAAAGGGGGGAAATAAATGATATTGTGCATGAAAGGATCCTGAAACAAAAGTCTGGTTCGCCAGGCCTCAGTTCCGGTGCCCCGTGTCATCTTGACTTACGTACACAAGGCACAGTAGAAGTTGCAGGGTCGTACAGGATCAGGTTTATTAAAACGGGTATACTTTGTGAAGTCCATGTTCAGCGAGAAATTGGGGGGgcagcttctgtttttttttttttttttttttttttttacttttttaccttCTAGACGAGGTCCGGAGGAGAGTCGAGCAGACAATAAGCATCCTGGCCAGGGGCCACACAAAGGCCCCTCAGACCAGGGTGGAAAGTAGGCGGTGTGCTCCTACAAGGCCGTCTAATATTCATCTTTAATATTCAGAAGGGGGAAATAAGTGATATTGTAAACGAATAAAGCACGAAAGAATCCTGAAACAAAAGTCTGGTTCAGAAGGCCTCAGTTCCGGTGCCCCGTGTCATCTTGACTTACGTACACATGGCACAGTAGAAGTTGCCGGATCAAACAGGTTCTGGTTTATTAAAACGGGTCTGTTACTGTTGTACgtattaaaagaaaagagaaagcgagagagagagagagaaagcgggGAGCCAAGAGAAGGCCGGAAGCtgggggacgaggaggaggaacagTAGAGTCCCTTTTCTACTCTGCTTTTCCCTTGTTTAAAAGGTTGCCGCTGACCAATCATGATTGTCCTTTGGTGTTTCCGCCTTGTCCAAGCAGAACTGAtcccgtcatggcacctcaggccatttgttcGGAAGGGGGGTCTTCATGGAATtagacgtgattgtcattgtgatacaatgcagcacagcacacggtgacacagtgaaatgtgtcctctgtatttaaccatcacccttggtgagcagtagtcaccatgacaggcgcccggggagcagtgtgtggggacggtgctttgctcagtggcacctcagtggcacattgccagatctggattcgaaccggcaaccttctgatcacagggccacttcctaaaCCACTAGGCTTGAATCCCGacccgacaaggtgccactgaggtccccttgatgaaggtaccgtccccacacactgctccccgggcgcctgtcatggtcgcccactgctcaccaagggtgattgttaaaagcagaggacacgtttcactgtgtgcaccgtgtgctgtgctgctgtgtatcacaatgacaatcacttcacttttcatacAGGGATTTACACCCCAGGAGGAAACtactcagcaagggtgatggttaaatacagaggacgcgtttcaccatgtgctgtgctgcagtgtctcagaatcacttcacttccacttacTGTTTTTTTCCGCCGTTTACAGGTTGTTCACAGCGAACACGTTTGACTCCATAGACGAAGATGCGTTCCAGGGACTGCCCCACCTGGAATACCTGTGAGCCGCCCACCTTCATACTGCCGGCACCATCACAACAGTCCAAAAGGACAATTAACCACAGACTCCCCTTTCCTTTCTAGGTTCATCGAGAACAACAAGATCGATTCCATATCTCCGCATGCATTTCGTGGCCTCAAGTCACTCATACACCTGTGAGTTTACGGCGTCACGCGACATCGCCGTGCCAGTGTTCGGGTTTCTCATTTGTGCTTCGTCCACCAGGAGCCTGGCCTACAACAACCTGGAAACTCTTCCCCGGGACGTCTTCAAGGGCATGGACGCCCTGACCAAAGTGTgagtttacatttaccacatttaccagacgccctcatccagagcgacttacaatcagtagttacaggggacagtcccccctggagacactcagggttaagtgtcttgctcagggacacgatggtagtaagtggggtttgaacctgggtcttctggttcataggtgagtgtgttacccactaggccactaccacccctgagTTCCCACGGTTTATGTGTTCTGTCAGCGGAATGACGTGTCGTGTCGTGCAGGGACATGCGAGGGAACGCGTTCAGCTGCGACTGCAAGCTGAAGTGGCTGGTGGAGTGGATGTACAGCACCAACGCAACCGTGGACCAGATATTCTGCGCCGGACCTGCGCTCTACCAAGGGAAGAAGATCAACGACCTGGTGCCGCAGTCGTTCGACTGCATCACGGCGGGTAaggccccgccctgccccgccccgcccccctgaTCCTACTTCCCGGAACTTCTGCTGACGAACGCACTTTGCCCCGACAGAGTTCGCCGCCCACCAGCCCCTGAAGTTCGAGTCCATCTCCGTGGAGGCGTTCGCCTTCAGAAAGGACCAGTACGTGGTGTTCGCCCAGCCGTTCACCGGGACGTGCAGCTTCTTGGAATGGGACCACGTGGAGATGGTGTTCCGGACCTACGACAGCATTGAGAGTGAGTGCCGCGCTTGCGTTTACCAGCAGGGGGCGAGATGTGACACTCGTACTCGGTTTAagtgggggcagcggtggcctagcggttaaggaagcggccccgtaatcagaaggttgccattaaatgcagaggacagatttcactgtgtgcaccgtgtgctgtgctgctgtgtatcacaagtgacaatgacttcactttcacttaaggaCATTTACTCGTCCTTATCGACATGCTTCTTGGGTTCCAGGCACTTCGACTGTCGTCTGCAAGCCCATGGTCATCGACGACCAGCTCTTCGTCATCGTGGCCCAGTTGTTCGGCGGCTCCCACATTTACAAACGGGACGTCTCGGCCAACAAGTTCATCAAGATCCAGGACATCGACATCCTGAAAATCCGGAAGCCCAACGACATCGAGACCTTCCTCGTCGACGGCGAGTCCTTCTTCGTGATCGCGGACAGCTCC
Coding sequences within it:
- the lgi1b gene encoding leucine-rich glioma-inactivated protein 1b; translation: MRAATTVLLLLLLCCVAAAARRPKAPKCPPACTCTKDNALCEGVRSVPHSFPPDVVSLSFVKSGFSEISGGSFLHTPALQLLLFTANTFDSIDEDAFQGLPHLEYLFIENNKIDSISPHAFRGLKSLIHLSLAYNNLETLPRDVFKGMDALTKVDMRGNAFSCDCKLKWLVEWMYSTNATVDQIFCAGPALYQGKKINDLVPQSFDCITAEFAAHQPLKFESISVEAFAFRKDQYVVFAQPFTGTCSFLEWDHVEMVFRTYDSIESTSTVVCKPMVIDDQLFVIVAQLFGGSHIYKRDVSANKFIKIQDIDILKIRKPNDIETFLVDGESFFVIADSSKAGSTTVYKWNGNGFYSHQSLHPWYRDTDVEYLDIGGKPHLILSSSSQRPVIYQWSRGQKQFERRTDIPEMEDVYAVKHFKVKGELYICLTRFIGDSKVMRWDGAMFAEVQTMPSRGSMVFQPVAVGGWQYAVLGSDYSLTQVYQWDAKTRHFVHFQELNIQAPRAFSLVSIDHKEFLLASSFKGKSQIYEHLIIDLSN